The following coding sequences are from one Scomber scombrus chromosome 20, fScoSco1.1, whole genome shotgun sequence window:
- the cpb1 gene encoding carboxypeptidase B, translating into MKVLLLFGLVAFALADSTRFEGEKVFRLKPVLDEHVTLIRDLAKSIEVDFWKPETAELVTIDIDVDIRVPALYLDMVYTLLQQSDIEHEVLIEDLQAAVDGQSDSGPTPRAHSYTNYNSWDKVHSWINSIATSNSLISKQVIGSTYEGRPMTVLKLGKKSDSTKPAIFLDCGIHAREWISPAFCQWFVKEALSTYGSDSQMTSLLNEMDVFVLPVFNIDGYDFTHKSNRMWRKTRSRKSGSSCIGADPNRNFNAGWCSMGASNNPCSDTFCGYSPESEIEVKNVADFIRRNKSVIKAYLTIHSYSQLLLFPYSYTYELAADHSELMKVAVGASNALRSLYGTQYTSGPGATTIYPAAGGSDDWAYDLGVKYSYTFELRDTGRYGFLLPASQIKPTCEETMLAVKYIAAYVQKNLY; encoded by the exons ATGAAGGTCCTCCTGCTTTTCGGATTGGTGGCTTTTGCCCTGGCTGACAGCACTCGCTTCGAGGG AGAGAAAGTCTTCCGTCTGAAGCCTGTGCTTGATGAGCATGTGACCCTTATTAGGGATTTGGCTAAAAGCATCGAG GTCGACTTCTGGAAACCCGAGACTGCTGAGCTGGTGACCATCGACATCGATGTTGACATCCGTGTGCCTGCTCTGTACCTGGATATGGTGTACACCCTCCTGCAGCAAAGTGACATTGAGCACGA GGTTCTAATCGAGGATCTTCAGGCTGCTGTTGATGGCCAGTCTGACAGCGGGCCTACTCCAAGGGCCCACAGCTACACCAATTATAACAGCTGGGACAAA GTCCATTCCTGGATTAACTCCATTGCCACCTCCAACAGTCTGATCAGCAAGCAGGTGATTGGAAGCACCTACGAGGGACGCCCCATGACTGTCCTTAAG CTCGGAAAGAAGTCTGACTCAACCAAGCCCGCTATCTTCCTGGATTGTGGTATCCATGCTAGAGAATGGATCTCTCCTGCTTTCTGCCAGTGGTTTGTCAAGGAG GCTCTGTCCACCTATGGCAGCGATTCTCAGATGACCAGCCTTCTCAATGAGATGGACGTCTTTGTTCTGCCTGTTTTCAACATCGATGGTTATGACTTCACCCACAAGAGT AACAGGATGTGGAGGAAAACTCGCTCCAGGAAGTCTGGATCCAGCTGCATTGGAGCTGATCCCAACAGGAACTTCAACGCTGGCTGGTGCT CCATGGGAGCTTCCAACAACCCCTGCAGCGACACCTTCTGTGGGTACTCTCCAGAGTCTGAGATTGAGGTGAAGAATGTTGCCGATTTCATCCGCAGGAACAAGTCCGTCATCAAGGCCTACCTCACCATCCACTCCTActcccagctgctgctcttCCCCTACTCCTACACCTATGAGCTGGCTGCCGACCACAGTGAGCTG ATGAAGGTTGCTGTGGGAGCTTCTAATGCTCTGCGTAGTCTGTATGGAACCCAGTACACCAGCGGACCCGGTGCTACTACCATCT ACCCTGCTGCTGGAGGCTCTGATGACTGGGCCTACGACCTGGGAGTGAAATATTCCTACACCTTCGAGTTGCGTGACACTGGTCGTTATGGCTTCCTGCTGCCCGCGTCTCAGATCAAGCCCACATGCGAGGAGACCATGCTGGCCGTCAAGTACATTGCCGCCTACGTGCAGAAGAACCTCTATTAA
- the agtr1b gene encoding type-1 angiotensin II receptor A, with the protein MQNITAGATEGIALTCGMSGSHEFIFTLVPIVYGCIFVIGIVGNSMVVAVIYSYMKLKTVANIFVLNLAVSDLTFLITLPMWATFTATGYHWPFGGFLCKASAGLVIFNLYTSIFFLTALSIDRYLAIAHAVRSRRFRTVVYARITCVLIWLFAFLLSVPTALTRDVHNITNLNTTVCAILHPKIKSSAIRLKELLLAISLMKSLLGFLVPFIIIITCYCLIGRALVGARHIQKSSRSRDDEVLRMLAAAVLAFFLCWMPHQVFHLMQVLTQLTLVENCAILEIIDTAIPFTICIAYFNSCVNPIVYGFVGNNFRKNLLRLLRCSPGGAPRPHPSISSKMSSFSFRASEALSLTAKSKASSDIK; encoded by the coding sequence atgcaGAATATAACGGCAGGAGCAACAGAAGGGATAGCTCTGACATGCGGCATGTCTGGAAGCCATGAATTCATCTTCACCCTGGTACCCATCGTCTACGGCTGTATATTTGTCATCGGCATTGTCGGAAACAGTATGGTGGTTGCTGTCATCTACAGCTACATGAAGCTCAAGACGGTGGCCAACATTTTTGTGCTGAATCTTGCTGTTTCTGACCTCACCTTCCTCATCACTCTGCCCATGTGGGCTACCTTCACCGCCACAGGCTATCACTGGCCCTTTGGAGGATTCCTCTGCAAGGCCAGTGCAGGGCTGGTCATTTTTAACCTCTACACCAGCATCTTCTTCCTCACAGCACTCAGCATTGACCGTTACCTGGCCATTGCCCATGCAGTGCGATCACGCAGGTTCCGCACTGTGGTGTATGCACGAATCACCTGTGTATTGATTTGGCTTTTTGCTTTCCTGCTTAGTGTGCCCACAGCATTAACCAGAGATGTCCACAACATCACAAATTTGAATACTACAGTGTGTGCCATTCTGCACCCAAAAATTAAAAGCTCAGCCATCAGGCTGAAAGAGCTCCTGTTGGCCATCAGCTTGATGAAAAGCCTGCTTGGCTTCCTGGTgcctttcatcatcatcatcacgtGTTACTGCCTCATCGGACGGGCCTTGGTGGGGGCGAGACATATTCAGAAAAGCTCCCGTTCAAGGGATGATGAGGTGCTACGCATGCTTGCAGCGGCTGTCCTGGCCTTCTTCCTGTGCTGGATGCCCCATCAGGTGTTCCACTTAATGCAGGTGCTCACCCAGCTGACTCTGGTGGAGAACTGTGCCATCTTGGAAATAATTGACACTGCCATACCCTTCACCATCTGCATTGCCTACTTCAACAGCTGTGTTAACCCTATTGTGTATGGCTTTGTGGGCAACAACTTTCGCAAAAACTTACTGCGCTTGTTGCGTTGCTCACCAGGTGGAGCCCCCAGGCCTCACCCAAGTATCAGCTCCAAAATGAGCTCCTTTTCCTTCCGTGCCTCTGAGGCACTGAGCCTTACAGCCAAAAGTAAGGCCTCCTCTGAcattaagtga